The proteins below are encoded in one region of Oharaeibacter diazotrophicus:
- a CDS encoding hybrid sensor histidine kinase/response regulator, translated as MAAGRTATGGGGRGRADDPDRTAVVSHEIRGPLGVVAAVCDLLLGGGLDAEARRLVELVRLANAQALGVAEDLVAEASLGAGRFRVVPRPVDPAAVLRQVADLWAPMTAGGRHRLGIVVAPDVADLVITDEGRLRQILINLVSNATKASETGTVTLSLAAGADGVVFTVADRGPGLPAGFAPTPFADGGPDRAPASGAGLGLWISSRIAGALDGRLDLSDRDGGGTVATLTLPTAIAATRPRGAPTARRRPAARRPRAGADTLPPTDATGAAMTTPEDEAGGPRRIRSPLADRIALVVDDSAVSRMLLETILRSFDMTVDLAANGEEAVAAARKRRPDVVLLDWALRQETGADVIDRLEAALTDPVPPVVTVSAAGAAVTAGRTAGHVVKPFTPRELHRCLEAALTGAVAEDMAG; from the coding sequence ATGGCGGCGGGGCGGACGGCGACGGGTGGCGGCGGGCGCGGACGGGCGGACGATCCCGACCGGACCGCCGTGGTCAGCCACGAGATCCGCGGGCCGCTCGGCGTCGTCGCCGCGGTGTGCGACCTGCTGCTCGGCGGCGGCCTCGACGCCGAGGCGCGCCGGCTCGTCGAACTCGTCCGCCTCGCCAACGCCCAGGCGCTCGGCGTCGCCGAGGACCTCGTCGCCGAGGCGAGCCTCGGCGCCGGGCGCTTCCGCGTGGTGCCGCGCCCGGTCGACCCGGCGGCGGTGCTGCGCCAGGTCGCGGACCTGTGGGCGCCGATGACGGCGGGCGGCCGGCACCGGCTCGGAATCGTGGTGGCGCCCGACGTCGCCGACCTCGTGATCACCGACGAGGGCCGGCTGCGCCAGATCCTGATCAACCTCGTCTCCAACGCCACCAAGGCCAGCGAGACCGGCACGGTGACGCTGTCGCTCGCCGCCGGCGCCGACGGCGTCGTCTTCACGGTGGCCGACCGCGGCCCGGGCCTGCCGGCCGGCTTCGCGCCGACCCCCTTCGCCGACGGCGGCCCCGACCGGGCGCCGGCGTCCGGTGCCGGCCTCGGCCTCTGGATCTCCTCGCGGATCGCCGGCGCGCTCGACGGCCGCCTCGACCTCTCCGACCGCGACGGCGGCGGCACGGTGGCGACGCTGACGCTGCCGACGGCGATCGCCGCCACGCGCCCGCGCGGCGCGCCGACGGCCCGGCGCCGCCCGGCGGCACGCCGGCCGCGCGCGGGCGCCGATACCCTCCCTCCCACCGACGCGACCGGAGCCGCCATGACCACGCCCGAAGACGAGGCCGGCGGCCCGCGCCGGATCCGCTCGCCGCTCGCCGACCGGATCGCCCTGGTGGTCGACGACAGCGCGGTGTCGCGCATGCTGCTGGAAACGATCCTCCGCTCGTTCGACATGACGGTCGACCTCGCCGCCAACGGCGAGGAGGCGGTCGCCGCGGCGCGCAAGCGTCGGCCCGACGTGGTGCTGCTCGACTGGGCGCTGCGCCAGGAGACCGGCGCCGACGTGATCGACCGGCTCGAGGCCGCGCTGACGGACCCGGTCCCGCCGGTCGTCACCGTCAGCGCCGCCGGCGCGGCGGTCACGGCCGGCCGAACCGCCGGCCACGTGGTCAAGCCCTTCACCCCGCGCGAACTGCACCGCTGTCTCGAGGCGGCGCTGACCGGCGCGGTCGCCGAGGACATGGCGGGCTGA
- a CDS encoding GNAT family N-acetyltransferase, protein MDGEPDGRLLAGWRDLAEAAETANVFAGPEMFLAARGRIAPEDWVPVPVEGPGGRLDAIAAVRRTRTAPLVGPRVVDLYWSHYGPRGCPLIRAGVPDAADRLLDALAARGPVLRLPYAALCTGAVHALVGAAERRGGAAIVVDEHERARLDVAAGAAALGPGLVGRRRRELDRQWRKLAEGGPLSTWTSTGHAALAGLDAFVALEHKGWKGRVRTSLASDPRRVDFARAFLEPLAAADRVRVDRLDRAGEPIAVLITLFSGDTGFLWKIAYDERFAHGSPGVQLVRRASEALVARPGLAGVDSLAVADHSLMDRSWAGRMRIGTLFLALGPAALTAARRAAAAETAVIALRTRARTIRGLVRQRLRLAPGP, encoded by the coding sequence ATGGACGGGGAACCCGACGGACGCCTGCTCGCCGGCTGGCGCGACCTCGCCGAGGCCGCCGAGACCGCCAACGTGTTCGCCGGCCCGGAGATGTTCCTGGCCGCGCGCGGCCGCATCGCGCCGGAAGACTGGGTGCCGGTGCCGGTGGAGGGGCCCGGCGGCCGGCTCGACGCCATCGCCGCGGTGCGGCGGACCCGGACGGCGCCGCTGGTCGGCCCGCGGGTGGTCGACCTCTACTGGAGCCACTACGGCCCGCGCGGCTGCCCGCTGATTCGGGCCGGCGTTCCCGACGCCGCCGACCGTCTGCTCGACGCGCTCGCCGCGCGGGGGCCCGTGCTCCGCCTGCCCTATGCGGCGCTCTGCACCGGCGCGGTCCACGCCCTGGTCGGCGCGGCCGAGCGGCGCGGCGGCGCGGCGATCGTCGTCGACGAGCACGAGCGCGCCCGGCTCGACGTCGCCGCCGGAGCCGCCGCCCTCGGCCCCGGCCTCGTCGGCCGGCGCCGGCGAGAGCTCGACCGGCAGTGGCGCAAGCTCGCCGAGGGCGGTCCGCTCTCGACCTGGACGTCGACCGGCCATGCCGCCCTCGCCGGGCTCGACGCCTTCGTCGCGCTCGAGCACAAGGGCTGGAAGGGCCGGGTGCGCACGAGCCTCGCCTCCGACCCGCGCCGCGTCGACTTCGCGCGGGCTTTCCTGGAGCCGCTCGCGGCGGCGGACCGGGTCCGCGTCGATCGGCTCGACCGCGCCGGCGAACCGATCGCGGTGCTGATCACGCTGTTCTCCGGCGACACCGGCTTTCTCTGGAAGATCGCCTACGACGAGCGCTTCGCGCACGGCTCGCCCGGCGTGCAGCTGGTGCGGCGGGCGAGCGAGGCGCTCGTCGCCCGGCCGGGCCTTGCCGGCGTCGACAGCCTCGCGGTCGCCGACCATTCGCTGATGGACCGCTCGTGGGCGGGGCGGATGCGGATCGGCACCCTGTTCCTCGCCCTCGGTCCCGCGGCGCTGACGGCGGCGCGGCGGGCGGCGGCGGCGGAGACGGCGGTGATCGCGCTGCGCACCCGCGCACGAACGATCAGGGGACTGGTTCGCCAGCGGCTTCGGCTCGCGCCAGGTCCCTGA
- a CDS encoding CAP domain-containing protein, translating into MALSRRAAVLALAALVAACQSAPPARTVRPTLYDDLAAPGAQVDAGRALSMINQYRVANGVAPLRLDPELTRIARDYAAVMARTDKMSHYTIPIGQRLVSAGYPAATAGENIAAGYHTLAEAFSGWRESPAHDRGMKDPDMTVMGIGTAYAPNSKYKVFWSLVFARPKTDTPGVGASPTLVSIAGAPAPR; encoded by the coding sequence GTGGCCCTTTCCCGCCGTGCCGCCGTGCTCGCCCTCGCCGCCCTCGTCGCCGCCTGCCAGTCGGCCCCGCCTGCCCGCACCGTCCGGCCGACGCTCTACGACGACCTCGCCGCCCCCGGGGCGCAGGTCGACGCCGGCCGCGCGCTGTCGATGATCAACCAGTACCGGGTCGCCAACGGCGTTGCGCCGCTGCGCCTCGACCCGGAACTGACCCGGATCGCCCGCGACTACGCGGCCGTGATGGCCCGCACCGACAAGATGTCCCACTACACCATCCCGATCGGCCAGCGCCTCGTCTCCGCCGGCTATCCGGCCGCGACCGCGGGCGAGAACATCGCCGCCGGCTACCACACCCTCGCCGAGGCCTTCTCCGGCTGGCGCGAATCGCCCGCCCACGACCGCGGCATGAAGGACCCGGACATGACGGTGATGGGCATCGGCACCGCCTACGCCCCGAACTCCAAGTACAAGGTGTTCTGGAGCCTGGTGTTCGCCCGCCCGAAGACCGACACCCCCGGCGTCGGCGCCAGCCCCACCCTGGTCTCGATCGCCGGCGCGCCCGCGCCGCGGTGA
- a CDS encoding AMP-binding protein encodes MTQRSTAFDTLVRDFRWSVPSRLNIAVDVVDRWAGIDPRRPAVLTRRDGGGRDVATYGDLAEASARLANALAGLGVARGDRVAILLPQSVEAVVAHLAVYRMAAVALPLAILFGADALEYRLRRAGARAVVTTVAGAERIAALRDRLPELSVVVATDGPAPGAADWTRLLEAAAPRFSGVDTGPRDPALMIFTSGTTGLPKPALHGHSVLAGHMPGIDLSQDGLGRPGDVMWTPADWAWAGGLLNALLPALRRGVPVVAHRFEKFDPERALALMAEFAVTNAFLPPTALKIMRGVGPVRGRFALALRAVGSAGEALGREAYHWAEEAFGFPVNEFYGQTECNAVIGSAHALGVGKPGAIGRPIPGHRVAVIGPDGRVLPPGEPGQIAIRRPDPVMFLGYAGDPEATAAKFLGDWMTTGDAGVVDEDGYVAFVGRDDDVITSAGYRIGPGEIEDCLLSHPAVDLAVAVGKPDPVRTEIVKAFVRLKAGVPRDEATAASIRAHVRERLSAHEYPREVAFVDDIPMTTSGKLIRRGFRDLARAEAAGEPVP; translated from the coding sequence ATGACGCAGCGCAGCACCGCGTTCGACACCCTTGTCCGTGACTTCCGCTGGTCCGTCCCGTCCCGGCTCAACATCGCCGTCGACGTGGTCGACCGTTGGGCCGGCATCGATCCGCGCCGACCGGCGGTGCTGACCCGCCGCGACGGCGGCGGCCGCGACGTCGCCACCTACGGCGATCTCGCGGAAGCCTCCGCCCGCCTCGCCAACGCGCTCGCCGGCCTCGGAGTCGCCCGCGGCGACCGGGTCGCGATCCTCCTGCCGCAGTCGGTCGAGGCGGTCGTCGCCCATCTCGCGGTCTACCGCATGGCCGCGGTGGCGCTGCCGCTCGCGATCCTGTTCGGCGCCGACGCGCTCGAATACCGGCTGCGCCGCGCCGGCGCGCGGGCGGTGGTCACCACCGTCGCCGGCGCCGAGCGGATCGCGGCGCTGCGCGACCGCCTGCCGGAGCTCTCGGTGGTCGTCGCCACCGACGGCCCCGCGCCCGGCGCTGCCGACTGGACCCGCCTGCTCGAGGCCGCGGCGCCGCGCTTTTCCGGCGTCGACACCGGCCCGCGCGATCCGGCGCTGATGATCTTCACCTCCGGCACCACCGGCCTGCCCAAGCCGGCTCTGCACGGCCACTCGGTGCTCGCCGGCCACATGCCGGGCATCGACCTGTCGCAGGACGGCCTCGGCCGGCCCGGCGACGTGATGTGGACACCGGCCGACTGGGCCTGGGCCGGCGGCCTCCTCAACGCGCTCCTGCCGGCGCTGCGCCGCGGCGTGCCCGTGGTCGCGCACCGTTTCGAGAAGTTCGATCCCGAGCGCGCGCTCGCCCTGATGGCCGAGTTCGCGGTCACCAACGCCTTCCTGCCGCCGACCGCGCTGAAGATCATGCGCGGCGTCGGGCCGGTGCGCGGGCGTTTCGCGCTCGCGCTGCGCGCCGTCGGCTCGGCCGGCGAGGCGCTCGGCCGGGAGGCCTACCACTGGGCCGAGGAGGCCTTCGGCTTCCCCGTCAACGAGTTCTACGGCCAGACCGAGTGCAACGCCGTCATCGGCTCGGCCCACGCCCTCGGCGTCGGCAAGCCGGGCGCGATCGGCCGGCCGATCCCCGGCCACCGCGTCGCGGTGATCGGCCCCGACGGCCGGGTGCTGCCGCCGGGCGAGCCCGGCCAGATCGCGATCCGCCGGCCCGATCCGGTGATGTTCCTCGGCTACGCCGGCGACCCCGAGGCGACCGCGGCCAAGTTCCTCGGCGACTGGATGACCACCGGCGACGCCGGCGTCGTCGACGAGGACGGCTACGTCGCCTTCGTCGGTCGCGACGACGACGTCATCACCTCCGCCGGCTACCGCATCGGTCCGGGCGAGATCGAGGACTGCCTGCTGTCGCATCCGGCGGTCGACCTCGCCGTCGCCGTCGGCAAGCCCGACCCGGTGCGCACCGAGATCGTCAAGGCCTTCGTCCGGCTGAAGGCCGGTGTCCCGCGCGACGAGGCCACGGCGGCCTCGATCCGCGCCCACGTCCGCGAGCGGCTGTCGGCGCACGAGTATCCGCGCGAGGTCGCCTTCGTCGACGACATCCCGATGACCACCAGCGGCAAGCTGATCCGCCGCGGCTTCAGGGACCTGGCGCGAGCCGAAGCCGCTGGCGAACCAGTCCCCTGA
- a CDS encoding methyl-accepting chemotaxis protein translates to MRLSVRRLLRPRLPSLTIGAKIFVLSAGWLFALAVVSGAAWYGVDAISRAQAVADRANTLGALVERTRRVAATLSAAERNYLRLPSPQAADGIRALVAETTDVVGALNEAARDLGLDSGAPVQLRAAIQTLRADVGRLETVQKRIGYGADQGVVGALTAAADALRSDLNRISKSGQNPETVRVVQAFAQMGQAKAEYMLAADDVSKGAFDAAVGRYQRQVGTAKIDDAAKAKLGELVATYADAFNGYVDARAARERAADKVSLGLDNLGPMAASIEQAAAQRHDDAARDLETAKTTVVAAVAATLAVMLAIGVVCSLVIGRGVTRPLGRLRAGMTALSRGEDVEIEGTLRGDEIGAMARAVQVFRENALERGRLEAEAEVARGARAERQERVEAAVRAFRTEVETLMRSVADTAATMRSTAGTLTASAETSAAQADEASRASTAASSKVAVVAAAAEELSASIHEIAARVAGTTAVVATADADTRRTNQRVASLAEAASRVGEIVTLIETIASQTNLLALNATIEAARAGEAGRGFAVVAHEVKNLAGQTARATEQIAAQVAAIQASTREAVGAIGGIAEVMADVNRTTVAIAAAVEEQGAATAEISRTVVDASADTRVVSDGVAVVTAAIDGTRAAAAHVEGAAAVVVDRAAALERAIDGFLEAVAA, encoded by the coding sequence ATGCGCCTGTCCGTCCGTCGTCTTCTCCGCCCGCGCCTGCCGAGCCTCACGATCGGCGCGAAAATCTTCGTCCTGTCGGCCGGCTGGCTGTTCGCCCTCGCCGTGGTCTCGGGGGCGGCCTGGTACGGCGTCGATGCGATCTCGCGTGCGCAGGCCGTCGCCGACCGCGCCAATACGCTCGGCGCGCTGGTCGAACGCACCCGCCGGGTCGCGGCGACGCTGTCGGCGGCCGAGCGCAACTATCTCCGCCTGCCTTCGCCGCAGGCCGCCGACGGCATCCGCGCCCTGGTCGCCGAGACCACGGACGTGGTCGGCGCATTGAACGAGGCCGCCCGCGACCTCGGTCTCGACAGCGGCGCGCCGGTGCAGCTGCGTGCCGCGATCCAGACCCTACGCGCCGACGTCGGACGCCTCGAGACCGTGCAGAAGCGGATCGGCTACGGCGCCGACCAGGGCGTCGTCGGGGCCCTGACCGCGGCCGCCGATGCATTGCGCAGCGACCTCAACCGCATTTCCAAGAGCGGCCAGAATCCCGAGACGGTTCGCGTCGTGCAGGCCTTCGCCCAGATGGGCCAGGCCAAGGCGGAGTACATGCTCGCCGCCGACGACGTCAGCAAGGGTGCCTTCGACGCCGCCGTCGGCCGCTACCAGCGTCAGGTCGGCACCGCCAAGATCGACGACGCCGCCAAGGCGAAGCTCGGCGAACTGGTCGCGACCTACGCCGACGCCTTCAACGGCTATGTCGACGCCCGCGCCGCGCGCGAGCGCGCCGCCGACAAGGTCTCGCTCGGCCTCGACAACCTCGGCCCGATGGCCGCCTCGATCGAACAGGCGGCGGCGCAGCGCCACGACGACGCGGCCCGGGACCTCGAAACCGCGAAGACCACCGTCGTCGCGGCCGTCGCCGCCACGCTGGCGGTCATGCTGGCGATCGGCGTCGTCTGCAGCCTCGTGATCGGACGCGGCGTCACCCGGCCGCTCGGCCGCCTGCGGGCCGGGATGACCGCGCTGTCGCGCGGCGAGGACGTCGAGATCGAGGGCACCCTGCGCGGCGACGAGATCGGCGCCATGGCCCGGGCCGTCCAGGTGTTCCGCGAGAACGCCCTCGAGCGCGGCCGCCTCGAGGCCGAGGCCGAGGTTGCCCGCGGCGCCCGGGCCGAGCGCCAGGAGCGCGTCGAGGCCGCCGTCCGCGCCTTCCGCACCGAGGTCGAGACGCTGATGCGCTCGGTCGCAGACACCGCGGCGACCATGCGCTCGACCGCCGGCACGCTGACCGCGTCCGCCGAGACCAGCGCCGCCCAGGCCGACGAGGCCTCCCGCGCCTCGACGGCGGCCTCCTCCAAGGTGGCTGTCGTCGCCGCCGCCGCCGAGGAGCTCTCCGCCTCGATCCACGAGATCGCCGCCCGCGTCGCCGGCACCACCGCCGTGGTCGCCACCGCCGACGCCGACACGCGCCGCACCAACCAGCGCGTCGCCAGCCTCGCCGAGGCGGCGAGCCGTGTCGGCGAGATCGTCACGCTGATCGAGACCATCGCGTCGCAGACCAACCTCCTGGCGCTCAACGCCACCATCGAGGCGGCCCGCGCCGGCGAGGCCGGCCGCGGCTTCGCGGTGGTCGCCCACGAGGTCAAGAATCTCGCCGGCCAGACCGCGCGCGCCACCGAGCAGATCGCCGCCCAGGTCGCCGCCATCCAGGCCTCGACCCGCGAGGCGGTCGGCGCCATCGGCGGCATCGCCGAGGTGATGGCCGACGTCAACCGCACCACCGTCGCGATCGCCGCCGCGGTGGAGGAGCAGGGCGCCGCCACCGCCGAGATTTCGCGCACCGTCGTCGACGCCTCGGCCGACACCCGGGTCGTCTCCGACGGCGTTGCCGTGGTCACCGCGGCGATCGACGGCACCCGCGCCGCCGCCGCCCACGTCGAGGGCGCCGCCGCGGTGGTGGTCGACCGCGCCGCCGCTCTCGAGCGCGCCATCGACGGCTTCCTGGAAGCCGTCGCCGCCTGA
- a CDS encoding lipopolysaccharide biosynthesis protein — MLARLSRMVRPFLPRPLAERVDAALASRSADELSTGGTALSAFALRVAGAGIAYLQQILLARWMGAFDYGVFVVIYVWLTVLGQIGNFGFSSSMIRFVPEFRARGDLARMRGVMLAGRLVAFGGATVIAAAGAAAVLAVPDLVAEPYVIPVVLGAACLPLFCLTEVQDGIARAFAWSSLAFGPTYIWRPLGVMLAMGCAHALAFPMTAPTACAATIVATWATAAIQFAALHRRTAPMVAAHRPAFDLGNWFRVSLPILLSDGFYMMLTSIDVIVVARFAPPEEVAVYYAATKTLALVHFVYYAVRAATGPRFSHHFHAGDHAALAALVRTSVRWAFWPSVAVSIVVLALGEFLLSMFGSDFRGGSGVLTVLVFGLLARASVGPMETLLTMAGHQRVVAAIFGTAFAANLALNLALVPLWGLYGAAAGTALALVLEAVLVIATVRARFGFNPFVFTLARGGETPAAS; from the coding sequence GTGCTGGCGAGGCTGTCGAGGATGGTGCGGCCGTTCCTGCCGCGGCCGCTGGCCGAGCGGGTCGACGCCGCCCTGGCCTCGCGGTCGGCGGACGAATTGTCGACCGGCGGCACCGCCCTGTCGGCCTTCGCGCTCCGGGTCGCCGGCGCCGGCATCGCCTATCTCCAGCAGATCCTGCTGGCGCGCTGGATGGGCGCGTTCGACTACGGCGTGTTCGTGGTGATCTACGTCTGGCTGACGGTGCTCGGCCAGATCGGCAACTTCGGCTTCTCCTCCTCGATGATCCGCTTCGTGCCGGAGTTCCGCGCCCGCGGCGACCTCGCACGGATGCGCGGCGTGATGCTGGCGGGCCGGCTGGTCGCCTTCGGCGGCGCCACCGTGATCGCCGCGGCCGGGGCCGCCGCGGTGCTGGCGGTGCCGGACCTCGTCGCCGAGCCCTACGTGATCCCGGTCGTGCTCGGCGCGGCCTGCCTGCCGCTGTTCTGCCTGACCGAGGTGCAGGACGGCATCGCGCGCGCCTTCGCCTGGAGCAGCCTCGCGTTCGGGCCGACCTACATCTGGCGCCCGCTCGGGGTGATGCTGGCGATGGGGTGCGCGCACGCCCTCGCCTTCCCGATGACGGCGCCGACCGCCTGCGCCGCCACCATCGTGGCGACCTGGGCGACCGCCGCGATCCAGTTCGCGGCGCTGCACCGGCGCACGGCGCCGATGGTGGCGGCGCACCGGCCGGCGTTCGATCTCGGCAACTGGTTCCGCGTCTCGCTGCCGATCCTGCTGTCGGACGGCTTCTACATGATGCTGACCTCGATCGACGTGATCGTGGTCGCCCGGTTCGCGCCGCCGGAAGAGGTCGCCGTCTACTACGCCGCCACCAAGACGCTGGCGCTGGTCCACTTCGTCTACTACGCGGTGCGCGCGGCCACCGGCCCGCGCTTCTCGCATCACTTCCACGCCGGCGACCACGCCGCGCTGGCGGCTCTGGTGCGCACCTCGGTGCGCTGGGCGTTCTGGCCGTCGGTGGCGGTGTCGATCGTGGTGCTGGCGCTCGGCGAGTTCCTGCTCTCGATGTTCGGCAGCGATTTCCGCGGCGGCAGCGGCGTGCTCACCGTGCTGGTGTTCGGCCTGCTCGCCCGCGCGTCGGTCGGACCGATGGAGACCCTGCTGACCATGGCCGGCCACCAGCGCGTCGTCGCCGCCATCTTCGGCACCGCCTTCGCCGCCAATCTCGCGCTGAACCTCGCCCTGGTGCCGCTCTGGGGCCTCTACGGCGCCGCCGCCGGCACCGCCCTCGCCCTCGTGCTCGAGGCCGTGCTGGTGATCGCGACCGTGCGCGCCCGCTTCGGCTTCAATCCCTTCGTCTTCACGCTCGCCCGCGGCGGCGAGACCCCGGCGGCGTCGTGA
- a CDS encoding alpha/beta fold hydrolase has protein sequence MRRRSVAALAAAVLLLAGCASVDGVVTAPLAGRAVEHVVAGRGAPTVVFENGLGGRLEWWAKVLPAVAAETTVFAYDRPGIGASAPAGTPRDGSTIVEELRATLRARGLAPPYVLVGHSLGGLYVQLYARRHPDEVAGMVLVDSTHPEQLTGAGARENWPTWVKLFVDLSISGDAEKELDALPATGAALLTLPPYTGGPVVVLSAAAPMRETSALGRDGAAKRVDILRLNPGARQVWVDGGHVIPLEHPEAVVAAIRDVLARIRAGARPAP, from the coding sequence TTGCGGCGCCGAAGCGTCGCGGCGCTCGCCGCCGCCGTGCTCCTCCTCGCCGGCTGCGCCTCGGTGGACGGCGTCGTCACCGCCCCGCTCGCGGGCCGGGCGGTCGAGCACGTCGTCGCCGGACGGGGGGCGCCGACGGTGGTGTTCGAGAACGGCCTTGGCGGCCGGCTGGAGTGGTGGGCCAAGGTGCTGCCGGCGGTCGCCGCGGAGACCACCGTGTTCGCCTACGACCGCCCGGGCATCGGCGCCAGCGCGCCGGCGGGCACGCCGCGCGACGGCTCGACCATCGTCGAGGAACTGCGCGCGACGCTGCGCGCCCGCGGGCTGGCGCCGCCCTACGTGCTGGTCGGCCATTCCCTCGGCGGGCTCTACGTCCAGCTCTACGCCCGCCGCCATCCGGACGAGGTGGCCGGCATGGTGCTGGTCGATTCGACCCATCCGGAGCAGCTGACCGGCGCCGGGGCCCGCGAGAACTGGCCGACCTGGGTGAAGCTCTTCGTCGACCTCAGCATTTCCGGCGACGCCGAGAAGGAGCTCGACGCCCTGCCGGCGACAGGGGCGGCCCTGCTCACCCTGCCGCCCTACACCGGCGGGCCGGTGGTGGTGCTGAGCGCGGCGGCGCCGATGCGCGAAACCTCCGCGCTCGGCCGCGACGGCGCCGCCAAGCGGGTCGACATCCTCCGCCTCAATCCGGGCGCGCGCCAGGTCTGGGTCGACGGCGGCCACGTCATCCCGCTGGAGCACCCGGAGGCGGTGGTCGCGGCGATCCGCGACGTGCTCGCCAGGATCCGCGCCGGCGCCCGTCCGGCCCCCTGA
- a CDS encoding acetyl-CoA C-acetyltransferase translates to MTDIVIVSAARTAVGSFNGSFASTPAHELGAVVIKEALARAGVEAGEVDEVILGQVLTAGQGQNPARQASIKAGLPIETTAWGLNQVCGSGLRAVALGLQQIANGDAKIVVAGGQESMSLSPHVAHLRSGVKMGDWAMVDSMIKDGLWDAFNGYHMGTTAENVAREFQISRDEQDAFAVASQNKAEAAQKAGKFKDEIAPVVLKSRKGDVVVDADEYIRAGTTLDAVAKLKPAFSKDGTVTAGNASGLNDGASVVLLMSAADAEKRGLTPLARIASWATAGVDPSVMGTGPIPASKKALAKAGWSVGDLDLVEANEAFAAQACAVNKGLGWNPEIVNVNGGAIAIGHPIGASGNRVLVTLLHEMKRRDAKKGLATLCIGGGMGVALTVER, encoded by the coding sequence ATGACCGACATCGTGATCGTCTCGGCCGCGCGCACCGCGGTCGGTTCCTTCAACGGCAGCTTCGCGTCCACGCCCGCCCACGAGCTCGGCGCCGTGGTGATCAAGGAGGCGCTGGCGCGTGCCGGCGTCGAGGCCGGCGAGGTCGACGAGGTGATCCTCGGCCAGGTGCTGACCGCCGGCCAGGGGCAGAACCCGGCCCGTCAGGCCTCGATCAAGGCCGGTCTGCCGATCGAGACCACCGCCTGGGGCCTCAACCAGGTCTGCGGCTCGGGCCTGCGCGCCGTCGCGCTCGGCCTGCAGCAGATCGCCAACGGCGACGCGAAGATCGTCGTCGCCGGCGGCCAGGAGAGCATGTCGCTGTCGCCGCACGTGGCGCACCTGCGCTCGGGCGTGAAGATGGGCGACTGGGCCATGGTCGATTCGATGATCAAGGACGGCCTGTGGGACGCCTTCAACGGCTACCACATGGGCACCACCGCCGAGAACGTCGCCCGCGAGTTCCAGATCTCCCGCGACGAGCAGGACGCCTTCGCCGTCGCCTCGCAGAACAAGGCCGAGGCCGCCCAGAAGGCCGGCAAGTTCAAGGACGAGATCGCCCCGGTCGTGCTGAAGAGCCGCAAGGGCGACGTGGTCGTCGACGCCGACGAGTACATCCGCGCCGGCACCACGCTCGACGCCGTCGCCAAGCTGAAGCCGGCCTTCTCCAAGGACGGCACCGTCACCGCCGGCAACGCGTCGGGCCTCAACGACGGCGCCTCGGTGGTGCTGCTGATGAGCGCCGCCGACGCCGAGAAGCGCGGCCTGACCCCGCTCGCCCGCATCGCCTCGTGGGCGACCGCCGGCGTCGACCCGTCGGTGATGGGCACCGGTCCGATCCCGGCCTCGAAGAAGGCGCTCGCCAAGGCCGGCTGGTCGGTCGGCGACCTCGACCTCGTCGAGGCCAACGAGGCCTTCGCGGCCCAGGCCTGCGCGGTCAACAAGGGCCTCGGCTGGAACCCGGAGATCGTCAACGTCAACGGCGGCGCCATCGCCATCGGCCATCCGATCGGCGCCTCGGGCAATCGCGTGCTGGTGACGCTGCTGCACGAGATGAAGCGCCGCGACGCCAAGAAGGGCCTCGCCACGCTGTGCATCGGCGGCGGCATGGGCGTGGCGCTCACCGTCGAGCGCTGA
- the phbB gene encoding acetoacetyl-CoA reductase has protein sequence MSKVAVVTGGTRGIGAAISKGLKDAGFTVAATFAGNVEKAEAFKAETGIHVYQWDVADEAACAAGLAKVADELGPVDVLVNNAGITRDGMFHRMSFEQWRAVLATNLDSMFTMTKPVIERMRARGFGRIVNISSINGQKGQMGQTNYSAAKAGVIGFTKALAQENAFKGITVNCICPGYIDTDMVSAVPVDVLEGIIKTIPVGRLGKAEEIAALVAYLASDAAGFMTGAVLTINGGQYIANG, from the coding sequence ATGTCCAAGGTCGCAGTCGTCACGGGCGGTACGCGCGGCATCGGTGCCGCCATCTCGAAGGGTCTGAAGGACGCCGGCTTCACGGTCGCCGCCACCTTCGCCGGCAACGTGGAGAAGGCCGAGGCCTTCAAGGCCGAGACCGGCATCCACGTCTACCAGTGGGACGTCGCCGACGAGGCGGCCTGCGCCGCCGGCCTCGCCAAGGTCGCCGACGAGCTCGGCCCGGTCGACGTGCTGGTCAACAACGCCGGCATCACGCGCGACGGCATGTTCCACCGCATGAGCTTCGAGCAGTGGCGCGCGGTGCTCGCCACCAACCTCGATTCGATGTTCACGATGACCAAGCCGGTGATCGAGCGCATGCGCGCCCGCGGCTTCGGGCGGATCGTCAACATCTCGTCCATCAACGGCCAGAAGGGCCAGATGGGCCAGACCAACTACTCGGCCGCCAAGGCCGGCGTGATCGGCTTCACCAAGGCGCTCGCCCAGGAGAACGCGTTCAAGGGCATCACCGTGAACTGCATCTGCCCGGGCTACATCGACACCGACATGGTGTCGGCGGTGCCGGTCGACGTTCTCGAGGGCATCATCAAGACCATCCCGGTCGGTCGTCTCGGCAAGGCCGAGGAGATCGCGGCGCTGGTCGCCTATCTCGCCTCGGACGCCGCCGGCTTCATGACCGGCGCGGTGCTGACGATCAACGGCGGCCAGTACATCGCCAACGGCTGA